A genome region from Brassica oleracea var. oleracea cultivar TO1000 chromosome C2, BOL, whole genome shotgun sequence includes the following:
- the LOC106324068 gene encoding uncharacterized protein LOC106324068: MASTRTKREVQRLTGTVAALNRFISRSTDKCLPFYDTLKGNKKFEWTEECEKAFQKLKRYLATPPVLAKPVEGEPLFLYIAVSVTSMSGVLIREERSEQKPFFYVRKTLLEAETRYPMMEKLALAVVMSERKLRSYFQSQTVVVLTLFPLRTMLHSPSQYGRLAKWAIELSEYDIEYREKPCAKSQVLADFLVELPTGCETNQEPNSSWTLHVDGSSSKQGSGIGVRLTSPMGESLEQSFRLIFHASNNEAEYEALIAGLRLAHGLKIRNIHAYSDSQLVASQYNGEYETRDERMDAYLKLVHNLDQSFYQFALTRIPRAENAHADALATLASSLDPGLSRVIPVEFIEHPSIGPPVIINLIDSPDGDPDKVDVQAIKDLEQSEYGFEKPWTKTILAYITDGKLPAEKWAARKIKTQSARYVLVEGELYKWRFFGPLMTCIKGKEARRIMEEVHIGSCRNHSGGRSLAIKIKSHIHYWPTMIKDCENFAQICEKCQRHAPTIHQPAEVLSSISAPYPFMR; this comes from the coding sequence ATGGCTTCCACGAGAACGAAGCGAGAGGTACAGAGATTAACCGGGACAGTCGCAGCGCTCAACCGCTTTATCTCGCGATCAACGGATAAGTGTTTACCTTTCTACGACACATTGAAGGGAAATAAGAAATTCGAGTGGACCGAAGAGTGCGAAAAAGCTTTCCAAAAGCTGAAACGCTACTTGGCCACTCCCCCGGTGCTTGCAAAACCCGTAGAAGGAGAACCACTCTTCCTGTACATCGCAGTATCAGTCACGTCTATGAGCGGCGTCCTCATCCGAGAAGAACGTAGCGAGCAAAAGCCCTTCTTTTACGTAAGAAAAACTTTGCTCGAAGCAGAAACACGTTATCCGATGATGGAAAAACTCGCGCTTGCAGTCGTAATGTCAGAACGAAAGCTAAGATCGTATTTCCAGTCCCAAACAGTCGTAGTACTCACATTATTCCCACTGCGGACAATGCTGCATAGCCCCAGTCAATATGGAAGGCTAGCAAAATGGGCAATCGAGCTGAGCGAGTACGACATCGAGTACCGAGAGAAACCTTGCGCGAAATCGCAAGTACTCGCCGACTTCTTAGTAGAACTCCCTACAGGGTGCGAGACTAACCAGGAGCCCAATTCGTCCTGGACCCTCCACGTCGACGGATCCTCTTCCAAACAAGGCTCCGGAATCGGGGTCAGACTCACGTCGCCAATGGGGGAATCACTGGAACAATCATTCCGACTGATTTTCCACGCTTCGAACAACGAAGCCGAGTATGAAGCTCTAATCGCGGGTTTACGATTGGCTCACGGCCTAAAAATACGTAACATTCACGCCTACAGCGATTCCCAGCTAGTTGCAAGTCAATACAACGGGGAATATGAAACAAGGGACGAGAGAATGGATGCTTACTTAAAACTCGTTCATAACTTGGATCAAAGTTTCTATCAATTTGCTCTAACTCGGATTCCTCGTGCCGAAAATGCACATGCTGACGCCCTAGCCACCTTGGCATCTAGTTTGGATCCAGGTCTGAGCAGAGTGATTCCCGTAGAATTCATAGAGCACCCTAGCATCGGGCCACCCGTCATAATAAACTTAATCGATTCACCCGACGGCGATCCAGACAAAGTCGATGTCCAGGCAATAAAGGATCTAGAACAGTCCGAGTATGGATTCGAAAAACCTTGGACAAAAACAATCCTCGCATACATCACCGACGGGAAACTCCCAGCGGAAAAATGGGCGGCCCGAAAGATTAAGACCCAATCCGCGCGATACGTCTTGGTGGAAGGAGAACTCTACAAGTGGAGATTTTTTGGACCACTCATGACCTGCATAAAAGGAAAGGAAGCACGAAGGATAATGGAAGAAGTCCACATTGGATCATGCAGAAACCATTCGGGCGGAAGATCCCTCGCAATCAAAATCAAAAGCCACATACACTATTGGCCGACGATGATCAAAGATTGCGAGAACTTCGCGCAAATATGCGAAAAATGCCAGAGGCATGCTCCCACTATCCATCAACCAGCAGAGGTTCTCTCGTCGATCTCGGCACCATATCCATTCATGCGATAG